From the genome of Impatiens glandulifera chromosome 9, dImpGla2.1, whole genome shotgun sequence, one region includes:
- the LOC124915064 gene encoding DNA polymerase I-like isoform X2, with the protein MWLSSISCYLSIISLTSPFFCVVGRISTTRKSFMIHRAVATTFSCLKKKKKKPIRGGGGGPHSSVLPIQHLTKHPYSSRLYGTLDSNLVSTTPTTLTLSSSNNNHDHGITNQYLQSSSSSSSSSSNVKVMLIDGTSIIFRSYYKLLARLQHGHLSNADGNGDWVLTISTALSLILDVLEFFPSHVAVVFDHDGLTFRHTMYPAYKSNRPPTPDTIVQGLQYLKASIKAMDVKVIEVPGVEADDVIGTLAVRSVDAGFKVRVVSPDKDFFQILSPSLRLLRIAPRGLKMVSFGMDDFAEKFGTLKPSQFVDVISLVGDKSDNIPGIDGIEYEHAVQLITKFGSLENLLQNVDHVEERTREYLSENAEQAILSKNLAQLRSDLPFYMIPYAVDDLAFKKPQDDGEKFKNLLTAISAYAEGFSLDPVIRRAIHLWKKLE; encoded by the exons ATGTGGCTCAGTAGCATATCATGCTATCTGTCTATCATCTCATTGACGAGCCCCTTCTTTTGCGTCGTCGGTCGTATCTCCACCACCAGAAAATCGTTCATGATCCATAGAGCCGTCGCAACTACCTTCTCTTGtcttaagaagaagaagaagaagccgattcgaggaggaggaggaggacctCATTCCTCAGTCCTCCCCATACAACACTTGACAAAG CACCCTTACAGCAGCAGGCTCTATGGCACTTTGGATTCCAATCTTGTTTCTACAACACCAACAACTCTTACACTATCATCATCTAACAATAATCATGATCATGGAATAACTAATCAATATTTGCAAagtagcagcagcagcagcagcagctctTCCAATGTTAAAGTTATGCTTATTGATGGCacatcaattatttttagatcATACTACAAGCTTCTTG CAAGATTGCAGCACGGTCACTTGTCAAATGCTGATGGAAATGGGGATTGGGTCTTAACCATTTCAACCGCCTTATCCCTT ATATTAGATGTTCTTGAATTTTTCCCTTCACATGTAGCT GTGGTTTTCGATCACGATG GCCTAACCTTTCGTCATACGATGTACCCTGCATACAAGAGCAATCGCCCCCCTACACCTGATACCATAGTTCAGGGACTTCAGTACTTGAAAGCATCTATCAAAGCTATGGATGTCAAGGTCATTGAG GTTCCAGGTGTTGAAGCTGATGATGTGATTGGGACATTGGCTGTAAGAAGTGTTGATGCTGGGTTTAAG GTCCGAGTTGTATCTCCTGACAAAGATTTCTTCCAGATACTTTCTCCTTCTTTACGTCTTCTAAGAATTGCACCACGTGGACTTAA GATGGTTTCCTTTGGGATGGATGATTTTGCAGAGAAATTTGGGACGTTAAAACCTTCTCAATTTGTTGATGTTATATCACTTGTCGGTGACAAATCTGATAATATACCAG GAATTGATGGAATTGAATATGAACATGCTGTGCAGTTGATCACTAAATTTG GGTCACTGGAGAATTTATTACAAAATGTTGATCATGTTGAAGAACGTACTAGAGAG TACTTGAGTGAAAATGCTGAGCAGGCCATCCTGAGCAAGAATTTG GCTCAGCTGCGCTCAGATCTTCCGTTTTACATGATTCCATATGCTGTAGATGATCTGGCCTTTAAGAAACCCCAG GACGATGGAGAAAAGTTTAAGAACCTGTTGACAGCTATCAGTGCATACGCAGAGGGATTCTCATTGGATCCCGTAATTAGAAGAGCCATCCATTTGTGGAAAAAGCTTGAATGA
- the LOC124915064 gene encoding DNA polymerase I-like isoform X1 produces MWLSSISCYLSIISLTSPFFCVVGRISTTRKSFMIHRAVATTFSCLKKKKKKPIRGGGGGPHSSVLPIQHLTKHPYSSRLYGTLDSNLVSTTPTTLTLSSSNNNHDHGITNQYLQSSSSSSSSSSNVKVMLIDGTSIIFRSYYKLLARLQHGHLSNADGNGDWVLTISTALSLILDVLEFFPSHVAVVFDHDGNPFGQTSISSKQSFVAKGLTFRHTMYPAYKSNRPPTPDTIVQGLQYLKASIKAMDVKVIEVPGVEADDVIGTLAVRSVDAGFKVRVVSPDKDFFQILSPSLRLLRIAPRGLKMVSFGMDDFAEKFGTLKPSQFVDVISLVGDKSDNIPGIDGIEYEHAVQLITKFGSLENLLQNVDHVEERTREYLSENAEQAILSKNLAQLRSDLPFYMIPYAVDDLAFKKPQDDGEKFKNLLTAISAYAEGFSLDPVIRRAIHLWKKLE; encoded by the exons ATGTGGCTCAGTAGCATATCATGCTATCTGTCTATCATCTCATTGACGAGCCCCTTCTTTTGCGTCGTCGGTCGTATCTCCACCACCAGAAAATCGTTCATGATCCATAGAGCCGTCGCAACTACCTTCTCTTGtcttaagaagaagaagaagaagccgattcgaggaggaggaggaggacctCATTCCTCAGTCCTCCCCATACAACACTTGACAAAG CACCCTTACAGCAGCAGGCTCTATGGCACTTTGGATTCCAATCTTGTTTCTACAACACCAACAACTCTTACACTATCATCATCTAACAATAATCATGATCATGGAATAACTAATCAATATTTGCAAagtagcagcagcagcagcagcagctctTCCAATGTTAAAGTTATGCTTATTGATGGCacatcaattatttttagatcATACTACAAGCTTCTTG CAAGATTGCAGCACGGTCACTTGTCAAATGCTGATGGAAATGGGGATTGGGTCTTAACCATTTCAACCGCCTTATCCCTT ATATTAGATGTTCTTGAATTTTTCCCTTCACATGTAGCT GTGGTTTTCGATCACGATG GAAATCCATTTGGTCAAACTTCTATTTCATCCAAACAAAGTTTTGTAGCAAAAG GCCTAACCTTTCGTCATACGATGTACCCTGCATACAAGAGCAATCGCCCCCCTACACCTGATACCATAGTTCAGGGACTTCAGTACTTGAAAGCATCTATCAAAGCTATGGATGTCAAGGTCATTGAG GTTCCAGGTGTTGAAGCTGATGATGTGATTGGGACATTGGCTGTAAGAAGTGTTGATGCTGGGTTTAAG GTCCGAGTTGTATCTCCTGACAAAGATTTCTTCCAGATACTTTCTCCTTCTTTACGTCTTCTAAGAATTGCACCACGTGGACTTAA GATGGTTTCCTTTGGGATGGATGATTTTGCAGAGAAATTTGGGACGTTAAAACCTTCTCAATTTGTTGATGTTATATCACTTGTCGGTGACAAATCTGATAATATACCAG GAATTGATGGAATTGAATATGAACATGCTGTGCAGTTGATCACTAAATTTG GGTCACTGGAGAATTTATTACAAAATGTTGATCATGTTGAAGAACGTACTAGAGAG TACTTGAGTGAAAATGCTGAGCAGGCCATCCTGAGCAAGAATTTG GCTCAGCTGCGCTCAGATCTTCCGTTTTACATGATTCCATATGCTGTAGATGATCTGGCCTTTAAGAAACCCCAG GACGATGGAGAAAAGTTTAAGAACCTGTTGACAGCTATCAGTGCATACGCAGAGGGATTCTCATTGGATCCCGTAATTAGAAGAGCCATCCATTTGTGGAAAAAGCTTGAATGA
- the LOC124915256 gene encoding DNA-directed RNA polymerase II subunit 4 has product MSSAEEEENAAELKIGDEFLKAKCLMNCEVALILEHKYEQLQQMSEDPINQISQVFEKSLQYVKRFSRYKNPDSVRQAREILSRYKLAEFELCVLGNLGPETVEEAIAMVPSIKSRGRALDDEAIEKMLNDLSLIKKFE; this is encoded by the exons ATGTCGTCGGCtgaagaggaagaaaatgccGCCGAACTCAAAATCGGAGACG AATTTCTCAAGGCCAAGTGTTTGATGAATTGTGAAGTTGCTTTAATTCTTGAACACAAGTATGAGCAACTTCAACAGATGTCTGAGGATCCCATTAACCAAATTTCTCA GGTGTTTGAGAAATCTCTGCAGTATGTCAAACGCTTTAGCCGTTATAAGAATCCAGATTCTGTTAGACAAGCACGAGA AATCCTAAGTAGGTACAAGCTGGCTGAATTCGAG CTCTGTGTGCTTGGAAATCTGGGGCCTGAAACTGTCGAGGAAGCAATTGCAATGGTTCCATCTATCAAG AGTAGAGGACGTGCACTTGACGACGAGGCCATAGAGAAGATGTTGAACGACTTGTCGCTTATAAAGAAATTTGAATAG
- the LOC124915547 gene encoding transcription factor bHLH153-like, translating to MFSIAASGRGENMMERKRSPISVEQGSLTSFVSKRSKPDLCNSSKEGKEKLGEKISALQHLVSPYGKTDTASVLLEAMEYITFLHEQVKVLSAPYLQTNPMDKLEEGDEVYNRSSSSRLRSKGLCLVPMTFTDGICGSNGADIWAPIKTTTTTSPRF from the exons atgTTTTCG aTAGCAGCATCAGGTCGTGGTGAAAACATGATGGAACGCAAACGGAGTCCCATTTCTGTTGAGCAAGGAAGCTTAACCTCTTTCGTGTCCAAAAGATCTAAGCCTGATCTGTGCAATTCCTCAAAG GAGGGAAAAGAGAAGCTTGGAGAAAAAATTTCAGCACTCCAACACCTTGTTTCACCATATGGCAAG ACTGATACGGCTTCTGTTCTTCTCGAGGCTATGGAATACATTACATTTCTCCATGAACAAGTGAAG GTGTTAAGTGCTCCATATCTCCAGACTAACCCAATGGATAAGTTAGAG GAAGGAGATGAAGTGTACAACAGGAGCAGCAGCAGCAGGTTGAGAAGCAAGGGCTTATGTCTTGTACCGATGACATTTACAGATGGAATTTGTGGCAGCAATGGGGCAGATATATGGGCACCCATCAAGACTACTACTACTACTTCCCCCAGATTTTGA